A genome region from Maridesulfovibrio salexigens DSM 2638 includes the following:
- a CDS encoding ParA family protein, translating to MAKRIVVANQKGGVGKTTTSINLSASLAVMEKKVLLVDCDPQGNGSSGLGFYPGDSRENVYSVLFEPERARDAIYQTDIPYLSLMPASQDLVGAEIELIDKMGREYYLKDLVETVDDEYDYIIFDCPPSLGLLTVNALCAAKELLVPLQTEYYALEGVAQLLMTFELVKKRLNPDLSVLGVVLTMYDKRNRLARQVKNEVRKAFPDSLFETIVPRNVRLSEAPSFGKPAISYDAKSNGALAYISLAQEVVKRHS from the coding sequence GTGGCAAAGAGAATTGTTGTAGCCAACCAGAAGGGTGGAGTAGGCAAAACCACTACCTCCATCAATCTTTCCGCTTCCCTTGCTGTGATGGAAAAGAAGGTTCTGCTTGTTGATTGTGACCCACAGGGAAACGGCTCAAGTGGACTCGGCTTTTATCCCGGTGACTCAAGAGAAAATGTTTACTCTGTCCTTTTTGAGCCCGAGCGCGCAAGAGACGCAATATATCAAACTGATATCCCCTATCTTTCACTTATGCCTGCAAGTCAGGATTTGGTCGGTGCAGAGATTGAGTTGATCGACAAGATGGGGCGTGAATATTACCTGAAGGATCTAGTTGAGACGGTAGATGATGAATATGACTATATCATATTTGATTGTCCGCCTTCATTGGGACTGCTGACCGTAAACGCCCTTTGCGCGGCGAAGGAACTTTTGGTCCCGCTCCAGACGGAGTACTATGCTCTTGAAGGTGTGGCTCAGCTCTTGATGACTTTTGAGCTGGTGAAGAAAAGATTGAATCCTGATCTTTCTGTGCTGGGCGTAGTTCTGACTATGTATGACAAGCGCAACAGGCTTGCACGTCAGGTAAAAAATGAAGTGCGTAAAGCTTTTCCGGATAGTCTTTTTGAAACAATCGTTCCTCGAAATGTGCGTCTTTCTGAAGCACCGAGTTTCGGAAAGCCTGCGATATCCTATGATGCAAAATCAAACGGAGCCTTGGCCTACATCAGTCTGGCACAGGAAGTAGTTAAGCGTCATAGCTAA
- a CDS encoding ParB/RepB/Spo0J family partition protein: protein MAGVTGGLGRGLDALLGGGKGVAEESSSDLSIDARKIDIDMIVANPNQPRKEFSPEALKDLSESIRAKGVLQPILVRPVAGRKDRFELVAGERRLRASKLAGLGEIPALVKEMTDLESMAIALIENLQREDLNPIEEAKGYQELITKFGLSQEQLSGQVGKSRSALSNSMRLLTLSEPVQNAIGDGKISAGHGRALMAIGDDDARDELFERLMSSGMSVRQCEGAATYFKEHGELPEGEVVAKPKSKKSKNTEPKKVDENLERIKGRLESALETKVRFSGSPKKGKMTISYANEEELERLVAILELRS from the coding sequence ATGGCAGGTGTCACTGGTGGTTTAGGAAGGGGACTTGATGCCCTTCTAGGTGGCGGCAAGGGTGTTGCTGAAGAGTCTTCTTCCGATCTTTCAATAGATGCCCGGAAGATTGATATTGATATGATCGTTGCCAACCCAAACCAGCCGCGTAAGGAGTTCTCTCCTGAAGCTCTGAAGGATCTTTCTGAATCCATTCGCGCAAAGGGTGTCTTGCAGCCTATTCTGGTCCGTCCTGTTGCAGGTCGTAAAGATCGTTTCGAGCTGGTTGCAGGTGAGCGTCGCCTGCGTGCATCCAAGCTTGCAGGGCTGGGTGAAATTCCGGCGTTGGTTAAGGAAATGACCGACCTTGAAAGTATGGCCATTGCCCTGATCGAAAACCTGCAGCGTGAGGATTTGAATCCCATTGAAGAAGCTAAGGGTTATCAGGAACTGATCACCAAGTTCGGCCTTAGTCAGGAACAATTGTCTGGACAGGTTGGTAAAAGCCGTTCCGCTCTTTCGAACTCCATGAGGCTGCTGACCCTTTCGGAACCTGTGCAGAACGCTATTGGTGACGGTAAAATTTCTGCCGGTCACGGACGTGCTCTGATGGCAATTGGTGATGATGATGCTCGTGATGAACTCTTTGAAAGACTTATGAGCAGCGGTATGTCAGTGCGTCAATGTGAAGGTGCTGCTACATATTTTAAGGAACACGGCGAACTTCCCGAAGGCGAGGTGGTTGCAAAGCCTAAGTCCAAAAAAAGCAAAAACACGGAACCCAAAAAAGTTGATGAAAACCTTGAGCGGATCAAAGGTCGACTTGAATCCGCCCTTGAAACCAAGGTCCGATTCAGCGGTTCCCCCAAGAAAGGTAAGATGACTATCAGCTACGCCAACGAAGAAGAGCTTGAGCGTCTGGTGGCTATCCTTGAACTTCGTTCTTAA
- the rfaE1 gene encoding D-glycero-beta-D-manno-heptose-7-phosphate kinase, with translation MDNKILSVLPELKDRKVLIIGDVMLDHYVIGSVERISPEAPVPVVQVTEEKYLLGGAGNVARNIAALGGEPHLTGFVGHDGEGEVFERLCSESGIPYSLYEADDRPTTKKTRVMAHNQQMVRVDREKTVDFADSLMDQLFAFLEREICDYKVVILSDYGKGLLSDSFFERFWKLLEEKNHKPHILVDPKTVNYDRYKSVSMLTPNSKEAGEGANMQVKTREDVLEAGRRLFDRIDPTHLLITLGGDGMALFESRDVVKHVPTFARKVFDVTGAGDTVIATLGLGLAAGLDPLTSAVLANYAAGIVVGQVGAATASVDELAEAVRNWPKPEVNIWNG, from the coding sequence ATGGATAATAAAATCTTAAGTGTCCTCCCGGAATTGAAAGACCGTAAGGTTCTCATCATCGGTGATGTGATGCTTGATCATTATGTGATTGGTTCGGTTGAACGCATTTCCCCGGAAGCTCCGGTTCCTGTTGTACAGGTTACCGAAGAAAAATATTTGCTTGGTGGGGCTGGAAACGTGGCCCGCAATATTGCTGCCCTTGGCGGGGAGCCGCATCTGACCGGATTTGTCGGTCACGATGGAGAAGGGGAGGTTTTCGAAAGGCTTTGTTCAGAGTCGGGTATTCCGTATTCCCTGTATGAAGCTGATGATCGCCCGACCACCAAGAAGACTCGAGTCATGGCACATAATCAGCAAATGGTTCGTGTCGACCGGGAAAAGACAGTCGATTTTGCTGATTCTCTTATGGATCAGCTCTTTGCATTTCTTGAACGGGAAATTTGTGATTACAAGGTGGTCATCCTTTCTGACTATGGAAAGGGACTCTTGTCCGATTCTTTTTTTGAAAGGTTCTGGAAACTTCTGGAAGAGAAGAATCACAAGCCGCACATTCTGGTTGATCCCAAGACTGTTAACTACGATCGCTACAAATCTGTCAGTATGCTTACACCCAACTCCAAGGAAGCTGGAGAGGGGGCCAACATGCAGGTCAAAACCCGTGAAGATGTGCTTGAAGCCGGACGCAGGCTCTTTGACCGTATCGATCCCACTCACCTGCTGATCACCCTTGGTGGGGACGGCATGGCTCTCTTTGAATCAAGAGATGTAGTTAAGCATGTGCCCACATTTGCCCGCAAGGTGTTTGATGTTACAGGCGCAGGTGACACGGTTATTGCGACTTTGGGACTTGGACTTGCCGCAGGCCTCGATCCGCTGACTTCGGCTGTACTGGCTAACTATGCGGCCGGTATTGTTGTCGGGCAGGTAGGCGCTGCAACAGCTTCTGTGGATGAATTGGCTGAGGCGGTACGCAACTGGCCCAAGCCGGAAGTGAATATCTGGAACGGGTAA
- a CDS encoding GAF domain-containing SpoIIE family protein phosphatase, with product MNTQVNRLKKLIQANEVLANIESLVDLLPQLLRLAQDVTGAEASSILLYNEKKNVLEFAWAMNDVLGDKAMKNLKTGFELPMGQGIAGWVADHREALNVLDAQNDERFSKAADKKSGFVTKCILCTPIIHQGKLLGVVQVLNSIDKECFGKEDEELLESFGHLAGVALVRSELMLQRLNQQKFETQLEAAARIQKQFNPRQPELEGDNLIWGSSVPAQFVGGDLYDFIPNSDGSWYIYVADVSGKGLPAALIMSALWTRIRAEALGERTPGEMLKAVNVGAYEFMSGEVFATMVLLRYFPESGKCEFALAGHPSPLLVADGKVESLERPFGLPVGILEDGDFGTSEFVLNKGESLIIVTDGVDEARAGNGDFFGEERMEETLRQGGTPGAGEKLLKAVADWRGETPPNDDTTVVEIYRA from the coding sequence TTGAATACACAGGTTAACAGACTAAAGAAGTTGATTCAGGCCAACGAGGTCTTGGCCAATATTGAGTCGTTGGTTGATCTGCTGCCTCAATTGCTGAGGCTGGCTCAGGATGTGACAGGTGCGGAAGCTTCTTCAATCTTGCTTTACAATGAAAAAAAGAATGTCCTTGAATTCGCTTGGGCCATGAACGATGTGCTCGGTGATAAGGCGATGAAGAATCTGAAAACCGGATTTGAATTACCTATGGGGCAGGGCATTGCCGGATGGGTTGCTGATCATCGCGAAGCTCTGAATGTTCTTGATGCCCAGAACGATGAGCGCTTCTCAAAGGCGGCGGATAAAAAATCCGGGTTTGTGACCAAGTGTATTCTCTGTACCCCCATTATTCATCAGGGAAAGCTCTTGGGAGTCGTTCAGGTTCTCAATTCCATTGATAAGGAATGTTTCGGTAAAGAAGACGAAGAACTCCTTGAGAGCTTCGGACATCTGGCCGGGGTTGCCCTTGTCCGTTCAGAACTTATGCTGCAACGCCTGAATCAGCAAAAGTTTGAAACTCAGCTGGAAGCCGCTGCACGTATTCAGAAACAGTTTAATCCCCGTCAGCCTGAACTGGAAGGTGATAACCTCATCTGGGGCAGTTCCGTTCCGGCTCAATTTGTTGGTGGGGATTTATACGATTTTATACCCAATTCCGACGGAAGCTGGTATATTTATGTAGCCGATGTTTCCGGCAAGGGGCTGCCTGCTGCTTTGATCATGTCAGCATTGTGGACTCGAATCAGAGCAGAGGCGCTGGGCGAAAGGACTCCCGGTGAAATGCTCAAGGCAGTCAATGTGGGGGCTTATGAATTCATGAGTGGTGAAGTTTTCGCCACAATGGTTCTCTTGCGTTACTTTCCGGAAAGTGGAAAGTGCGAATTTGCTTTGGCAGGACATCCTTCTCCCTTACTGGTGGCTGATGGCAAAGTGGAATCCCTCGAAAGACCTTTCGGATTACCTGTAGGAATTTTAGAGGATGGAGATTTTGGTACCAGCGAGTTTGTGCTTAACAAAGGGGAGTCGTTGATCATCGTTACTGATGGTGTTGATGAAGCCCGGGCCGGAAATGGTGATTTTTTCGGTGAAGAGCGTATGGAAGAAACTCTCAGGCAGGGTGGAACTCCGGGAGCCGGGGAAAAGCTTCTTAAGGCTGTAGCCGATTGGAGAGGGGAGACCCCTCCTAATGACGATACTACTGTGGTTGAAATATATAGGGCTTAA
- a CDS encoding STAS domain-containing protein has translation MGAGWKMESSLEEVLIKISGEVDFTGTPDLREKMHAFVKQTSGEVRVDLSELEYLDSSGLASLIELRRILNKDSRSVKIIAVTDQVDRLLNLTQVKSLFGMD, from the coding sequence ATGGGTGCAGGCTGGAAAATGGAATCTTCGTTGGAAGAGGTCCTGATTAAAATCAGCGGTGAAGTCGATTTTACAGGGACTCCTGATCTCCGGGAGAAAATGCATGCTTTTGTTAAGCAGACTTCCGGTGAAGTGCGGGTGGATTTGTCTGAACTTGAGTATCTGGACAGTTCCGGTTTGGCTTCATTGATTGAATTGCGGAGGATACTGAATAAGGACAGCCGCAGTGTTAAGATCATTGCTGTTACGGATCAGGTGGACAGGCTCTTGAATCTTACGCAGGTAAAGTCGCTGTTCGGGATGGACTAA
- a CDS encoding MlaE family ABC transporter permease, producing MNGLHVLAWMVSRLLGCLRLTPGNKKSFYRKRLIRDLASVGADSIPIVSVISACTGIILALQSAQQLEKVGAISYVANLVGVTIIRELGPLLTAIIVTGRSGAAFTAEIATMQISEEIDALEVMGIEPVRFLVVPKMIAMLIMVPCLTVWADFVGIFSGGAFSAIALGINEVTYFNNSVEFLKLHDVLAGLVKAGGFAVAITLIGCWQGFLAREGAADVGRKTTNSVVISIFMIILLDLFFTALNFIFR from the coding sequence ATGAATGGTTTACATGTTCTCGCTTGGATGGTTTCCAGACTCCTTGGCTGCCTGCGGCTTACACCCGGAAATAAAAAATCATTTTACCGTAAAAGACTTATTCGTGATCTCGCCTCGGTAGGGGCGGATTCTATTCCTATCGTCAGTGTCATATCTGCCTGTACAGGCATTATCCTCGCTTTACAGTCCGCCCAGCAATTGGAAAAGGTCGGAGCCATCAGCTATGTGGCCAACCTTGTGGGTGTGACCATTATCCGTGAGCTTGGCCCTTTGCTCACCGCCATTATCGTTACCGGACGTTCCGGTGCTGCTTTTACCGCGGAAATCGCGACCATGCAGATTTCCGAAGAAATCGATGCCCTCGAAGTTATGGGCATTGAACCTGTCCGTTTTCTTGTAGTCCCCAAAATGATCGCCATGCTTATCATGGTCCCCTGTTTGACTGTCTGGGCGGATTTCGTGGGCATCTTTTCCGGCGGAGCCTTTTCCGCAATCGCCCTCGGGATCAATGAAGTTACCTATTTCAATAATTCAGTAGAGTTTCTCAAACTACATGACGTTCTAGCCGGGCTGGTCAAGGCCGGGGGCTTTGCTGTGGCAATTACACTTATCGGTTGTTGGCAGGGCTTTCTCGCTCGTGAGGGTGCTGCTGACGTTGGGCGCAAGACAACCAATTCTGTTGTTATCTCCATATTTATGATAATCTTGCTGGACCTGTTCTTTACGGCACTCAACTTTATTTTTCGGTAG
- a CDS encoding ABC transporter ATP-binding protein: MKLSRTAQDIKLKKLSLGYPGKVLMEDLNAVLPAGKISVILGGSGCGKSTLLRHILGLNTPVSGEIFLGETNLTALKDEREYKKIRTRMGVLFQDGAMLGSLTLGENVALPMQEHTELPDSIIEEVVQLKLRMVGLGDFMHYFPSQLSGGMRKRAGLARAMVMDPTTLLCDEPSSGLDPITAADLDQLILKLKETFHVTTVVVTHDLDSLFNIADHVVVLHRGRCLYQGDVEGLQQSDDKYIIDFLERRPTELDPSMERAVKFRSRS; encoded by the coding sequence ATGAAATTATCGAGGACTGCACAAGACATAAAGCTGAAGAAGCTCAGTCTGGGGTATCCGGGCAAGGTGCTCATGGAGGACCTTAATGCTGTGCTGCCAGCCGGAAAGATCAGCGTGATTCTAGGTGGATCAGGGTGTGGTAAATCAACTTTGCTGCGCCATATTCTCGGTTTGAATACCCCCGTATCCGGCGAGATTTTTCTGGGCGAGACAAACCTTACCGCCCTTAAAGATGAGCGTGAGTACAAAAAGATTCGTACCCGTATGGGGGTGCTGTTTCAGGATGGCGCTATGCTCGGTTCCCTGACACTTGGTGAGAATGTAGCCTTACCCATGCAGGAGCATACTGAGCTTCCTGACTCGATTATCGAGGAAGTGGTGCAGCTGAAATTGCGGATGGTCGGGCTGGGGGATTTCATGCATTACTTCCCCAGCCAGCTTTCTGGGGGAATGAGAAAGAGGGCAGGGCTTGCAAGGGCCATGGTTATGGACCCGACGACATTGCTTTGTGATGAGCCTTCTTCCGGGCTGGACCCGATCACTGCCGCTGATCTTGATCAGTTGATCCTCAAGCTCAAAGAGACTTTTCATGTGACCACTGTTGTGGTGACCCACGATCTGGACAGCCTTTTTAACATTGCGGACCACGTTGTGGTTTTGCATAGAGGGCGCTGTTTGTATCAGGGGGATGTTGAAGGACTGCAGCAGTCCGATGATAAATATATAATCGACTTTCTGGAGCGCAGGCCTACGGAACTAGATCCGAGTATGGAAAGGGCTGTTAAGTTCCGAAGCAGGTCCTGA
- a CDS encoding MlaD family protein, translated as MVLNPRSSAADIIKAALAALAGLTVLGLFIVFLGGHDIFSDYSQYKILFRNVKDLTPGRPVKYAGLSVGKVDSINVDAENPGRISVIINVDHDFPLYRGTTAMVTQKGLVGDNYILLELRGDAGPKLSDGDSIPSAVIMSMNEVAAQMGRSVADLTPQLERAVNAFEMLFSSENMSNIGKSLKMAPEVLAETNATLVTFRNEWKRLAGAGAGAMDNGSKNITVLTNELIDTLQKVETAIATLQKDMSFTLGGVGADVTRAVDGIEGLTADLRRNVEYDQEELEIILTNINRLSREMNRLARSLRERPWQVLNPPQGAENE; from the coding sequence ATGGTTCTCAATCCGCGAAGCTCGGCTGCCGATATAATCAAAGCTGCTTTGGCAGCACTTGCCGGACTTACTGTCCTAGGTTTGTTTATTGTATTTTTAGGCGGACATGATATTTTCTCCGACTACTCGCAATACAAGATTCTTTTTCGCAATGTGAAGGACCTGACCCCCGGACGTCCGGTCAAGTATGCCGGTCTTAGTGTGGGCAAGGTGGACTCAATTAATGTTGATGCTGAGAATCCGGGACGAATTTCAGTGATCATCAATGTGGACCATGACTTTCCGCTCTACCGAGGAACAACTGCCATGGTGACTCAGAAAGGTCTGGTAGGTGATAACTACATCCTTTTGGAGCTGCGTGGAGATGCAGGGCCGAAATTGTCTGATGGGGATTCAATTCCATCCGCAGTCATCATGAGCATGAATGAAGTGGCCGCTCAAATGGGCCGTTCGGTTGCCGATTTGACTCCACAGCTGGAAAGGGCCGTAAATGCCTTTGAGATGCTTTTTTCCTCTGAGAACATGTCCAACATCGGAAAAAGTCTAAAAATGGCTCCTGAGGTGCTTGCCGAAACCAATGCAACATTGGTCACTTTCCGTAATGAGTGGAAGCGATTGGCCGGTGCCGGTGCCGGGGCTATGGATAACGGTTCAAAAAATATAACAGTGCTGACCAATGAACTTATCGATACTTTGCAGAAAGTTGAAACAGCGATTGCGACTTTGCAGAAAGATATGAGTTTCACTCTCGGCGGGGTAGGAGCAGATGTGACTCGTGCGGTTGACGGTATCGAGGGTCTGACCGCCGACCTGCGGCGTAATGTTGAGTACGATCAGGAAGAACTCGAAATCATACTTACGAATATTAACCGTCTTTCCAGAGAGATGAACAGGTTGGCCCGGTCATTGCGTGAACGTCCGTGGCAGGTTTTGAATCCTCCGCAGGGAGCTGAAAATGAGTAG
- a CDS encoding ABC-type transport auxiliary lipoprotein family protein, translated as MSSKFFFIAILIFVLSCAGCIGGKSVESSFLRVDGYSSVSECDRVNPDMPRLALKRFSSLPALDRETVIVAKGQVMKPDYRWSWEGTPAEIFDLVAGPALNCMNSYEVISPYRPGIEKDLVLSGVITSFEIQRSGGDAFKVAVRYSLWDGSGKELLARKLVEAEAPVKSMRGESIAQAAQKAVDGIMKNTIFWIDELGGEMLSRNAGR; from the coding sequence ATGAGTAGTAAATTTTTCTTCATAGCAATCTTAATTTTTGTACTATCATGCGCCGGTTGTATTGGCGGAAAATCAGTTGAGTCGTCCTTTCTAAGGGTGGACGGTTATAGTTCTGTAAGCGAATGCGACAGGGTGAACCCGGATATGCCTCGTCTGGCCCTGAAAAGATTCAGCAGTCTTCCAGCATTGGATCGCGAGACTGTAATTGTAGCCAAAGGGCAGGTTATGAAGCCTGATTACCGCTGGAGCTGGGAAGGAACTCCTGCGGAGATTTTCGATCTTGTTGCCGGACCTGCGTTGAACTGTATGAACAGTTACGAGGTCATAAGTCCTTATCGACCGGGAATTGAGAAGGATCTTGTCCTTTCTGGAGTAATCACATCGTTCGAAATTCAGCGTAGCGGGGGGGATGCTTTTAAGGTCGCAGTGCGGTATTCACTCTGGGACGGAAGCGGCAAAGAACTGCTGGCCAGAAAGCTGGTTGAAGCTGAAGCTCCGGTCAAGTCCATGCGCGGTGAGTCAATTGCTCAGGCCGCGCAGAAAGCTGTTGACGGAATTATGAAGAACACCATTTTTTGGATTGATGAATTGGGAGGGGAAATGCTCTCCCGAAACGCGGGGCGTTAA
- a CDS encoding DnaJ family domain-containing protein, which yields MYFIAAIAESRIKEAERKGEFEDLPTKGKPLELEDDSMIPPELRMAYKALKNGGYLPPEMQLRKDIHSALDLLEYMEDEKERYTQMQKVNLLFERIKNMRGKEIAIDEEDEYYKSIVERITLQSRTTKENEG from the coding sequence ATGTATTTTATCGCGGCAATAGCCGAGTCTCGGATTAAGGAAGCTGAGCGTAAAGGGGAATTTGAGGATCTTCCGACCAAGGGAAAACCCCTTGAGCTGGAAGATGACTCCATGATTCCCCCCGAGTTGCGTATGGCATATAAAGCCTTGAAGAATGGTGGCTACCTTCCTCCTGAGATGCAGCTTAGAAAAGATATTCATTCTGCTCTTGATTTGCTTGAATATATGGAAGATGAAAAGGAACGCTATACCCAGATGCAGAAAGTGAATCTGCTTTTTGAACGCATCAAGAATATGCGTGGGAAGGAAATAGCCATCGATGAAGAAGATGAATATTACAAAAGCATAGTTGAGCGCATTACTTTACAGAGCAGGACAACCAAGGAAAACGAGGGATGA
- a CDS encoding WD40 repeat domain-containing protein, with product MISKNFKVGLTGLALLFVTAGMPMQANAASKERVGQSYIDVPSQLRKGTTKSLKSYVSQLLSKKYVSAKKLYEPPFEGLEDKLYISVKRENAMPIIAGGVASYAGNEEGLAAALYDGTVRIWSKHKCSKVRLPGGGGAMHTGYGPGSPTLAATGRDGGSIYVFNLDECSRIPGEIPVEHGPVRMMALSRTGEWLGIIDSFNALHCGPVSGPLQEISILEGTPLYLGYTPGQGVLVAVEASGRIVKQGMKTQTRLESDEVPGGPFVDARMAGYVVCLTRDNGSEVYWDLSKRATVKKSEALQQEPAWIYKRDGGLVYSTGVDRWKITEHLGMPMFIVSYSATEKMLRVRDLDRETRYYSVLDGKEISGSDAEDWKFISPSKGVYKVGKKQFRLYDIVCQRGTMRLYGRHLEDKEFYLWWENVGAPAQLNPHPMELPIRESILDDSPAMWVPLVQGEVR from the coding sequence ATGATTTCTAAAAATTTCAAGGTCGGCCTTACAGGTCTGGCTTTATTGTTTGTTACAGCCGGAATGCCCATGCAGGCTAATGCGGCGTCTAAGGAACGCGTGGGGCAGTCTTACATAGACGTGCCTTCACAGTTGCGGAAGGGAACTACAAAATCCCTTAAAAGTTATGTTTCCCAATTGCTGAGTAAAAAATATGTAAGTGCTAAAAAGCTTTATGAACCTCCTTTTGAAGGTTTGGAAGACAAGCTTTATATTTCTGTAAAACGCGAAAATGCCATGCCGATCATTGCCGGTGGTGTTGCTTCTTATGCTGGTAATGAAGAAGGATTAGCCGCAGCTCTTTATGATGGCACTGTACGGATATGGAGTAAGCATAAATGCAGTAAAGTCCGTCTCCCCGGAGGGGGCGGAGCTATGCATACGGGATACGGTCCCGGCAGCCCTACACTTGCTGCAACCGGGCGTGATGGCGGAAGCATCTATGTCTTTAATCTTGATGAGTGTTCAAGGATACCGGGAGAGATTCCGGTTGAACACGGTCCGGTCAGGATGATGGCTCTTTCCCGCACAGGTGAATGGCTCGGCATCATAGATAGTTTCAATGCCCTGCATTGCGGCCCTGTTTCCGGTCCGCTTCAGGAAATTTCAATTCTCGAAGGAACTCCCCTTTACCTTGGGTATACTCCGGGGCAGGGCGTTCTGGTGGCTGTGGAAGCTTCCGGTAGAATCGTCAAGCAGGGTATGAAGACTCAAACCCGGCTGGAGTCCGATGAAGTGCCCGGAGGACCTTTTGTTGATGCCAGAATGGCTGGATATGTGGTTTGTCTGACCCGTGATAACGGGAGTGAGGTTTATTGGGACCTCAGTAAAAGGGCAACAGTAAAAAAATCTGAAGCCCTGCAACAGGAACCGGCTTGGATTTATAAACGCGACGGAGGGCTGGTCTATTCGACCGGGGTGGACCGTTGGAAGATTACTGAGCATCTGGGTATGCCCATGTTCATTGTTTCCTATTCCGCCACAGAAAAGATGCTAAGGGTTCGTGACCTCGACCGCGAAACCCGGTATTATAGTGTCTTGGACGGTAAAGAGATTTCCGGATCTGATGCTGAAGACTGGAAATTCATTTCGCCAAGTAAAGGTGTATACAAGGTAGGAAAAAAACAATTTCGCCTCTATGATATAGTCTGCCAAAGGGGGACAATGCGTCTTTACGGCAGACATTTAGAGGATAAGGAGTTTTATCTCTGGTGGGAAAATGTCGGTGCTCCGGCGCAATTGAATCCGCATCCCATGGAGCTGCCTATTCGTGAGTCCATACTGGATGATAGCCCTGCCATGTGGGTGCCCCTTGTTCAAGGTGAAGTAAGATAA
- a CDS encoding ATP-dependent 6-phosphofructokinase, giving the protein MVKKANKAEQINTEIPVLGKAKIPSPLKRCVFIEDKERTLVNLAEEEMDSSSGNDVYQEFEKAGPRAFTYFDPSKTKCAVVTCGGLCPGLNDVIRSIVLEAHYLYKVPSVLGIKFGLQGFIPKYGHDVVELTADTVANIHQFGGTVLGSSRGPQDPEEVVDALERMNISVLFMIGGDGTMRAAQKIVEEIEKRKIRISIIGVPKTIDNDISFVTKSFGFDTAVDKATEAIQSAHVESVGVVNGIGLVKLMGRESGFIAAQATLALKDVNFVLVPEHPFEFDGEYGLLRSLEKRLDERQHAVIVCAEGAGQEQCEYTGEKDASGNPVLCDVCTLIIRRIKDYFKDVGKDITLKFIDPSYIIRSVPANANDCVYCGFLGQHAVHAAMAGKTGMVVSRLQARYVHLPLNLVTIKRKKLNIKSDYWRAVLESTGQGHLRNDMEKDICEI; this is encoded by the coding sequence ATGGTTAAAAAAGCTAACAAAGCAGAGCAGATAAATACCGAGATCCCGGTGTTGGGTAAGGCGAAAATTCCTTCTCCGCTCAAACGTTGTGTCTTTATTGAAGATAAGGAACGAACCTTGGTCAACCTTGCTGAAGAGGAAATGGATTCATCTTCCGGCAATGATGTTTATCAGGAATTTGAAAAAGCCGGTCCTCGTGCATTTACCTATTTTGATCCTTCAAAAACCAAGTGTGCGGTGGTTACCTGTGGTGGACTTTGCCCCGGTCTGAACGATGTTATCCGTTCGATCGTACTTGAGGCCCACTACCTGTATAAGGTTCCTTCCGTACTGGGTATCAAGTTCGGCTTGCAGGGTTTTATCCCCAAGTACGGACATGATGTTGTAGAGCTTACAGCCGATACTGTAGCAAATATTCACCAGTTCGGCGGAACAGTTCTTGGTTCTTCTCGTGGTCCGCAGGACCCTGAAGAGGTTGTCGATGCATTGGAACGCATGAACATTTCAGTGCTGTTCATGATCGGCGGTGACGGAACCATGCGTGCGGCTCAGAAAATTGTGGAAGAGATTGAGAAAAGAAAAATCAGAATTTCCATTATCGGTGTCCCCAAAACCATTGATAATGACATCAGTTTTGTCACCAAGTCTTTCGGTTTTGATACCGCTGTAGACAAGGCAACAGAAGCCATCCAGTCCGCTCATGTTGAATCCGTGGGTGTTGTTAACGGCATCGGTCTGGTAAAGCTTATGGGCCGTGAATCAGGCTTTATCGCTGCGCAGGCTACTTTGGCTCTTAAAGACGTAAACTTTGTGCTCGTGCCCGAACATCCCTTTGAGTTTGACGGGGAATACGGCTTGCTTCGCTCTCTTGAAAAGCGTCTGGATGAACGCCAGCATGCGGTCATTGTCTGTGCAGAGGGAGCAGGGCAAGAACAATGCGAATACACCGGGGAAAAGGATGCATCCGGCAACCCCGTGCTTTGTGATGTCTGCACTCTGATCATTCGCCGCATCAAGGACTACTTCAAGGATGTGGGCAAGGACATCACCTTGAAGTTCATTGACCCCAGTTACATTATCCGTTCAGTCCCGGCTAATGCCAACGATTGCGTTTATTGCGGTTTCTTAGGTCAGCATGCAGTACACGCAGCAATGGCAGGAAAGACCGGAATGGTGGTCAGCCGTTTGCAGGCTCGCTACGTGCACCTGCCGCTTAATTTGGTAACCATCAAGCGCAAGAAGTTGAACATCAAGTCCGACTACTGGCGTGCAGTTCTCGAATCCACCGGTCAGGGCCATCTGCGCAATGACATGGAGAAGGATATTTGTGAAATATAG